A region from the Bradyrhizobium erythrophlei genome encodes:
- a CDS encoding thiamine pyrophosphate-binding protein has protein sequence MSPRNALNGAQVIVDYLIQEKVPQVFGLCGHGNIQFIDALYERSDELKTISVHHESVAGFMADVYYRVSGRPTATFTSCGPGSANLPISLGNAFLDSVPFLAVTGNVPTSQFNRGAFQELYRHYQADFPSTVRAYCKKVFQPTRGEMVPLAIRQAWKTMTTGRPGPVVLDVPFDVFMETAAEEAPNAKAWNGNISSRCGADPEGVVKAVDMLLGAERPVMLVGQGVRYGGAAEELLKLAERLQIPVASSASGLGAIDCDHPLALGLVARAGHYQANHATRQADVLLALGVRFDDRTSSSWISGYSFTIPPTRLIHVDIDPDEIGRNYPVALGLMADVRTFLRQIHAELDRRADLTKRADARKKWLAQIDTYRKEWDKFVAPGFSDDTTPINPQRAALEIDKALPENAILVSDIGVHHNWLLSFCKPKRPDSLIGSMGFGPMGFGVAGVMGAKFAAPDRPCVSVCGDGAFFMHANVLGTAVEYNLPVVWVVWNNYAYASIRGLQRGYLGGRELATDFHDPVSGQRYNPDFAAMARSCGVEGVRVDRAGDLGEAIRKGIAANKPYLIDVDIAADINPSGAGIWELPGLGRSKPGIGTQFEPT, from the coding sequence ATGTCGCCGCGCAATGCGCTCAACGGGGCCCAGGTCATCGTCGATTACCTGATCCAGGAAAAAGTGCCGCAGGTGTTCGGCCTGTGCGGCCACGGCAACATCCAGTTCATCGACGCGCTGTATGAGCGTTCCGACGAGCTGAAAACCATCTCGGTGCACCATGAGAGCGTCGCCGGCTTCATGGCGGATGTCTATTACCGGGTGTCGGGACGGCCGACCGCGACCTTCACCTCCTGCGGGCCGGGCTCGGCAAACCTGCCGATCTCGCTCGGCAATGCGTTTCTCGATTCGGTGCCGTTCCTGGCGGTGACCGGCAATGTGCCGACCAGCCAGTTCAATCGCGGCGCGTTCCAGGAATTGTATCGGCATTATCAGGCCGATTTTCCCTCCACCGTACGCGCCTATTGCAAGAAGGTGTTCCAGCCGACGCGCGGCGAGATGGTGCCGCTCGCGATCAGGCAGGCCTGGAAGACCATGACCACGGGCCGGCCGGGCCCGGTGGTGCTCGATGTCCCCTTCGACGTATTCATGGAAACCGCCGCCGAGGAAGCGCCGAACGCGAAGGCCTGGAACGGCAATATTTCCAGCCGCTGCGGCGCCGATCCCGAAGGCGTCGTCAAGGCGGTCGATATGCTGCTCGGCGCCGAGCGGCCGGTGATGCTGGTCGGCCAGGGCGTGCGCTATGGCGGCGCCGCCGAGGAACTGTTGAAGCTCGCCGAACGCCTGCAGATTCCGGTCGCGTCGTCGGCATCAGGCCTCGGCGCCATCGACTGCGACCATCCGCTGGCGCTGGGTCTGGTCGCGCGCGCCGGTCACTACCAGGCCAACCACGCCACGCGCCAGGCCGACGTGCTGCTGGCGCTCGGCGTCCGCTTCGACGACCGCACCTCGAGCTCGTGGATATCAGGCTATTCCTTCACCATTCCGCCGACGCGCCTCATTCACGTCGACATCGATCCGGACGAAATCGGCCGCAACTATCCGGTCGCACTCGGCCTGATGGCGGACGTGCGCACCTTCCTGCGCCAGATCCACGCCGAACTCGACCGCCGTGCCGACCTGACCAAGCGCGCGGACGCGCGCAAGAAATGGCTGGCGCAGATCGATACCTATCGCAAGGAATGGGACAAGTTCGTCGCGCCAGGCTTTTCCGACGACACCACGCCGATCAATCCGCAGCGTGCCGCGCTCGAGATCGACAAGGCATTGCCGGAAAATGCGATCCTGGTCAGCGATATCGGCGTGCACCACAATTGGCTGCTGAGCTTCTGCAAGCCGAAGCGGCCGGACTCGCTGATCGGCTCGATGGGGTTCGGGCCGATGGGCTTTGGCGTCGCCGGCGTGATGGGCGCGAAATTCGCCGCCCCCGACCGGCCCTGCGTGTCGGTATGCGGCGATGGCGCCTTCTTCATGCACGCCAACGTGCTGGGAACGGCGGTCGAATATAATCTGCCCGTGGTCTGGGTGGTCTGGAACAACTACGCCTATGCCTCGATCCGCGGCCTGCAGCGCGGCTATCTCGGCGGCCGCGAGCTCGCCACCGACTTCCACGATCCCGTCAGCGGCCAGCGTTACAATCCGGATTTCGCCGCGATGGCGCGTTCCTGCGGCGTCGAAGGCGTGCGCGTCGATCGCGCCGGCGATCTCGGCGAGGCCATTCGCAAGGGCATTGCCGCCAACAAGCCCTATCTGATCGACGTCGACATCGCCGCCGATATCAATCCCTCCGGCGCCGGCATCTGGGAGCTTCCCGGCCTCGGCCGGAGCAAGCCGGGGATTGGCACGCAATTCGAGCCGACCTGA
- a CDS encoding FAD-dependent oxidoreductase, producing the protein MPASEAYDVVVIGAGAGGMTAAAVAAAEGLSVLVIEKTEFVGGTTAWSGGMVWIPGNAQMKQAGLNDSPSEAASYLASTVPEAENADLRETFLARGPEAMDFLEANTEVRLQPVKTYPDYYPEQPGATAGGRVLEPVSFDGVTLGANFARLRAPLPEFTLFGGMMVNRLDIPHLRKVGRSLHSTLRAMRLVSQYALQRLRAPRGTTLHLGNALAGRLYASLLNRNVDILFDASVEQLVIEGDTVKGVAIGDSSGSRNIVARRGVVLATGGFSHDATLREKLFPAGVGLVSATAPAGTGDGLHVALAVGASLNTRVASPAYWVPASRFTRADGSPGIFPHTVTDRAKPGVIAVNAAGKRCVNEALSYHEFVLAMLRDGNAAADRCFYLVCDRRFLWRYGLGRIQPFTVRLRRYVRSGELIEAPSIDALAEAAGLEKSALANTLEKYNVSARIGLDPEFGRGTTIYQRHLGDPGHSPNPCVAPIEQPPFYALRIYPADLGTAIGLQTDRHARVLRKDGSVIPGLYACGNDMGSIMNGNYPGPGITLGPALTFGYIAGRHLAQERGLA; encoded by the coding sequence ATGCCGGCTTCCGAGGCATACGATGTCGTCGTGATTGGCGCGGGCGCCGGTGGCATGACGGCTGCTGCGGTTGCCGCCGCGGAAGGCCTGAGCGTTCTCGTCATCGAGAAGACGGAATTCGTCGGCGGCACGACGGCTTGGTCGGGTGGCATGGTCTGGATTCCCGGCAACGCACAGATGAAGCAGGCGGGCCTCAATGACAGCCCGTCGGAAGCCGCGAGCTATCTCGCCAGCACCGTTCCGGAAGCCGAAAACGCCGATTTGCGGGAGACGTTTCTGGCGCGCGGGCCGGAGGCAATGGATTTTCTCGAAGCCAATACCGAGGTCCGGCTGCAGCCAGTGAAGACCTATCCCGATTATTATCCGGAACAGCCGGGCGCGACCGCCGGCGGCCGTGTGCTCGAGCCCGTCAGTTTTGATGGCGTCACGCTGGGTGCGAATTTTGCGCGGCTGCGCGCGCCGCTGCCGGAATTCACATTGTTCGGCGGTATGATGGTGAACCGGCTCGACATCCCGCATCTGCGCAAGGTCGGCCGCTCGCTGCACTCGACGCTGCGGGCGATGCGACTGGTGTCACAATACGCACTGCAGCGGCTTCGCGCGCCGCGGGGAACGACGCTGCATCTGGGCAACGCGCTGGCGGGAAGGCTCTACGCCTCGCTGCTCAACCGCAACGTCGATATCCTGTTTGACGCCAGCGTCGAGCAGCTCGTGATCGAAGGCGACACCGTCAAAGGCGTGGCGATCGGGGATTCATCCGGATCACGAAACATCGTCGCGCGCAGAGGCGTGGTGTTGGCGACCGGCGGTTTCTCTCACGATGCAACGCTTCGCGAAAAGTTGTTTCCCGCTGGCGTGGGTCTCGTTTCCGCCACGGCGCCCGCCGGAACCGGCGACGGTTTGCATGTCGCACTCGCCGTCGGCGCCAGCCTCAACACCCGCGTGGCGAGCCCCGCTTATTGGGTGCCGGCCTCGCGCTTCACGCGCGCGGACGGCAGCCCGGGCATTTTCCCGCATACCGTGACCGACCGCGCAAAACCTGGAGTCATCGCGGTCAACGCGGCGGGCAAGCGTTGTGTCAATGAAGCCTTGTCCTACCACGAGTTCGTGCTCGCCATGCTGCGTGACGGCAACGCCGCGGCCGATCGTTGCTTCTACCTCGTCTGTGACCGCCGTTTCCTCTGGAGGTATGGACTGGGCCGAATTCAGCCCTTTACCGTGCGCCTGAGGCGATACGTCCGAAGCGGCGAACTGATCGAGGCGCCCAGCATCGATGCGCTCGCCGAGGCCGCCGGCCTCGAAAAATCGGCGCTCGCGAATACCCTGGAGAAATACAACGTCTCCGCCCGGATCGGGCTCGACCCGGAATTCGGGCGCGGCACCACCATCTACCAGCGCCACCTTGGCGACCCCGGCCATTCGCCCAACCCCTGTGTCGCGCCGATCGAGCAGCCGCCCTTTTACGCACTGCGGATTTATCCAGCGGATCTCGGTACGGCGATCGGCCTCCAGACCGACAGGCATGCGCGCGTTCTGCGCAAGGACGGCAGCGTCATCCCGGGGCTCTATGCCTGCGGCAACGACATGGGTTCGATCATGAACGGAAATTATCCGGGGCCCGGCATCACGCTCGGGCCGGCGCTGACGTTCGGCTACATCGCCGGCCGGCATCTCGCACAGGAGAGGGGACTGGCATGA
- a CDS encoding carboxypeptidase-like regulatory domain-containing protein translates to MNLKRQFRSYFAFTATCIALAGLLPLVSLPARAQQAAVAIDNDDIGGVVSGPNGPEAGVWVIAETTELPTKFAKIVVTDDQGRFVIPDLPPRVNYEVWVRGYGLVDSPKLRAKPGQQLRLAAVPAPDEAAAAHYYPAIYWFTLLKIPPAKDFGGSTDIPKDITQDIWRQRMNNVDCIGCHQLGQEATRTVPAAFGEFKSGEEAWMRRVSSGQTGEWMVNRLAGQLGGVPFKYFGDWTDRIAKGELPKTRPPRPTGIERNVVISSWEWATEKHFVHDLISSDRRNPTVNAYGPLYGSNEYSSDDMPILDPKTSTVTFFKMPVADPNMPEMFGPPLHPNATLKPIGASAYWGEEQIWSQRANNHNGMFDGKGRVWFAAAVRGIENPAWCKRGSDLPSAKAFPLDRSGRQVSMLDPKTMKYSFIDTCFGTHHPQFGYDTDNTLWFSGTGPVAGWVNTRIWDETGDAVKAQGWAPWVLDTNGNGKLDDYTEPGAPVQPERDARVAGSGPYAVMPHPTDGSIWYAVNVFAGTPGFMRFDPKTKLSEFYAIPKEGIGVRGGDIDKNGVVWGSGSNGSLISFDRSKCKGPLNGPNATGNHCPEGFAFHKYPGPGFEGFENSSAEASYYTWVDHYNTVGLGENIPISTANLNDGFVAFKDGQMVMLRIPYPIGFFAKGLDGRIDDVNAGWKGRGLWSTSGDRVPWMMEGGKGSRPRAVHIQIRPDPLAK, encoded by the coding sequence ATGAACTTGAAGAGACAATTCCGGTCTTATTTTGCCTTCACGGCGACCTGCATTGCGCTGGCTGGTCTGCTTCCGCTGGTCTCCCTGCCGGCCAGAGCACAGCAGGCGGCGGTCGCCATCGACAATGACGACATCGGCGGCGTGGTATCGGGTCCCAACGGGCCGGAGGCGGGCGTCTGGGTGATCGCGGAGACCACCGAGCTGCCGACGAAATTCGCCAAGATCGTCGTCACCGACGACCAGGGCCGGTTCGTGATCCCCGATTTGCCACCGCGCGTGAACTACGAGGTCTGGGTCCGCGGCTACGGCCTGGTGGATTCCCCGAAACTGCGCGCGAAGCCCGGCCAGCAGCTCAGGCTTGCGGCAGTGCCTGCGCCGGACGAGGCGGCGGCGGCGCATTATTACCCCGCGATCTACTGGTTCACGCTGTTGAAGATTCCGCCGGCCAAGGATTTCGGCGGCAGCACCGATATTCCGAAAGACATCACGCAGGACATCTGGCGCCAGCGCATGAACAATGTCGATTGCATCGGCTGCCATCAGTTGGGCCAGGAGGCCACGCGGACGGTCCCGGCCGCGTTCGGCGAATTCAAGTCCGGCGAAGAGGCGTGGATGCGCCGCGTGTCTTCGGGGCAAACCGGCGAATGGATGGTGAACCGGCTTGCCGGGCAACTCGGCGGCGTCCCCTTCAAGTATTTCGGCGACTGGACCGACCGCATCGCCAAGGGCGAACTGCCCAAGACCCGGCCGCCGCGGCCCACGGGCATCGAGCGCAATGTGGTGATTTCCTCCTGGGAATGGGCGACCGAAAAACATTTCGTGCACGATCTGATTTCTTCGGACCGGCGCAATCCGACCGTCAACGCCTACGGTCCGCTGTATGGTTCGAACGAATATTCGTCCGACGACATGCCGATCCTCGATCCGAAGACCAGCACGGTGACCTTCTTCAAGATGCCGGTCGCCGATCCCAACATGCCGGAAATGTTCGGACCGCCGCTGCACCCCAATGCCACGCTTAAGCCGATCGGCGCTTCGGCGTATTGGGGCGAGGAACAGATCTGGAGCCAGCGCGCCAACAACCATAACGGCATGTTCGACGGCAAGGGGCGCGTATGGTTCGCGGCCGCCGTGCGCGGCATCGAAAATCCGGCCTGGTGCAAGAGGGGCTCGGATCTGCCATCCGCCAAGGCGTTTCCGCTCGATCGCTCCGGGCGGCAAGTATCGATGCTCGATCCCAAGACGATGAAGTACAGTTTCATCGATACCTGCTTCGGCACCCATCATCCGCAGTTCGGCTACGACACCGACAATACGCTGTGGTTCTCCGGAACCGGTCCGGTGGCCGGCTGGGTCAATACCAGAATATGGGACGAGACCGGCGATGCCGTGAAGGCGCAGGGCTGGGCGCCGTGGGTGCTCGACACCAACGGCAACGGCAAGCTTGACGACTATACCGAGCCCGGCGCGCCGGTGCAGCCGGAAAGGGATGCGCGGGTGGCGGGCTCAGGCCCCTATGCGGTGATGCCGCATCCGACCGATGGTTCGATCTGGTACGCCGTCAACGTGTTCGCTGGCACGCCCGGCTTCATGCGGTTCGACCCCAAAACAAAACTCTCGGAGTTTTACGCGATTCCGAAAGAAGGCATCGGCGTGCGCGGCGGCGACATCGACAAGAACGGCGTGGTCTGGGGTTCGGGTTCGAACGGGTCCCTGATCAGCTTCGACCGCAGCAAATGCAAGGGACCCCTGAATGGGCCGAACGCGACAGGCAATCACTGTCCCGAAGGCTTCGCGTTCCACAAATATCCCGGGCCCGGCTTTGAGGGTTTCGAGAACAGCAGCGCCGAAGCCAGCTATTACACCTGGGTCGACCACTACAACACCGTCGGCCTCGGCGAAAACATCCCGATCTCCACCGCCAACCTCAATGACGGCTTCGTGGCCTTCAAGGACGGGCAGATGGTGATGCTGCGCATTCCCTATCCGATCGGCTTCTTTGCCAAGGGTCTCGACGGCCGCATCGATGATGTCAATGCCGGCTGGAAAGGCCGGGGGTTGTGGAGCACCAGCGGCGATCGCGTGCCGTGGATGATGGAGGGCGGCAAGGGCTCGAGGCCGCGCGCCGTCCATATCCAGATCCGTCCCGATCCGCTGGCGAAGTGA
- a CDS encoding FAD-binding protein, translating into MPQDPAKLVVVGHGAAGLAAALAGAEQARRCGLPIDITVLEKAREDEAGGNTRWSPSNMRLDAPDRIDPGFADDMLKACGGRGDASYFRTLADRATATVGWLQGHGVEFVTPLYYLSAGPARIQPVGGGGVIVEKLLAAVKRAGAKVRHQCEASRLVMADGHRIGGIEIQIGDGAATTLDADAVILASGGFQGNPSMMSAHFGSGAEMIRLISPGTRFDTGDGIRMATEQAARLSGDWTGMHIEPVDPRSTHSAPVVLVYPYGIVVDQHGHRFFDESAGLMHETWEALARDIHFVRSKRIAYALLDSRLFEIDGYERAIRSEVPPYQAESLEALAGQIGIPPGNLRSTVDAFNAAATGDPARFDAARCDGLAAAATLQPPKSNWARAIAKPPYLAYPLVGAIAYTFGGLATNAKAEVLGEQGPIPGLYAAGETTGHFYGTAPNAVAVLRALVFGKIAGEQAVEFLRGR; encoded by the coding sequence ATGCCGCAAGACCCTGCAAAACTGGTGGTTGTCGGACACGGGGCGGCCGGACTTGCCGCCGCGCTCGCGGGGGCCGAACAGGCGCGCAGGTGCGGTCTTCCGATCGACATTACCGTGCTGGAAAAAGCACGCGAAGACGAAGCCGGCGGCAACACGCGCTGGTCGCCCTCGAACATGCGGCTCGATGCGCCCGATCGAATCGATCCCGGTTTTGCCGACGACATGCTGAAGGCCTGCGGTGGGCGAGGCGACGCCAGCTATTTTCGAACGCTGGCAGACCGCGCGACTGCAACGGTCGGATGGCTGCAAGGTCACGGCGTCGAATTCGTCACGCCGCTGTATTATCTCAGCGCCGGTCCGGCGCGCATCCAGCCGGTCGGCGGCGGCGGCGTCATCGTCGAAAAACTGCTGGCGGCCGTGAAGAGGGCGGGCGCAAAAGTTCGCCACCAGTGCGAGGCGAGCCGGCTGGTGATGGCCGACGGCCATCGCATCGGCGGCATCGAGATTCAAATCGGTGATGGCGCCGCGACAACGCTCGACGCCGATGCCGTCATCCTCGCCAGCGGCGGCTTCCAGGGTAACCCCTCGATGATGAGCGCACATTTCGGTTCCGGTGCCGAGATGATAAGACTGATTTCGCCGGGAACGCGCTTCGACACCGGCGACGGCATCCGCATGGCGACCGAGCAGGCCGCTCGTCTTTCCGGCGACTGGACCGGCATGCATATTGAGCCGGTCGATCCGCGCAGCACCCATTCCGCCCCCGTCGTGCTGGTCTACCCTTACGGCATCGTGGTCGATCAACACGGCCACCGCTTTTTCGATGAAAGCGCCGGCCTGATGCATGAGACCTGGGAAGCCCTTGCCCGCGACATCCATTTTGTCAGATCGAAGCGCATTGCCTATGCTCTCCTCGACTCCCGGCTGTTTGAAATCGACGGCTATGAACGCGCGATCCGGTCGGAGGTGCCGCCGTATCAAGCCGAGTCGCTCGAAGCGCTTGCGGGGCAGATCGGCATTCCCCCCGGCAATTTGCGAAGCACGGTCGATGCGTTCAACGCGGCGGCGACCGGCGACCCCGCGCGGTTCGATGCGGCGCGCTGCGATGGGCTGGCGGCGGCCGCCACCTTGCAGCCGCCGAAATCGAACTGGGCGCGCGCGATCGCAAAGCCGCCATATCTGGCGTACCCGCTGGTCGGCGCCATCGCCTACACCTTCGGCGGTCTCGCCACCAACGCGAAAGCGGAAGTGCTGGGCGAGCAGGGGCCGATACCGGGCCTCTACGCCGCCGGCGAAACCACCGGGCATTTTTACGGCACCGCGCCGAACGCGGTGGCGGTGCTGCGGGCGCTGGTGTTCGGAAAAATCGCGGGCGAACAGGCTGTGGAGTTCCTGCGCGGGCGGTAA
- a CDS encoding SDR family oxidoreductase, translating to MMLKGKKIVVVGGSSGIGLSTAELATCEGAEVIIASRNAERLNAAAGTIGAKAIAADVTSDKSIEDLFGACGPVDHVVVTAAQLKTGPFKTVAMEDVRATMEGKLWGAWRVARFADIRPGGSLTLVSGYLSIRPRPNSAIISVANGALESLTRALALELAPVRVNCVSPGIIDTPIRAAMPEAARREMLAKTAAGLPVGRVGVGEDIARQIFAFMTIGFATGSIVYLDGGGLVT from the coding sequence ATGATGCTCAAGGGCAAGAAAATCGTCGTTGTCGGCGGCTCGTCCGGTATCGGTCTCTCCACCGCCGAACTCGCCACGTGCGAAGGCGCCGAAGTCATCATTGCCTCGCGCAATGCCGAGCGGCTGAATGCCGCCGCCGGCACGATCGGCGCCAAGGCGATTGCGGCGGATGTCACCAGTGACAAGAGCATCGAAGATCTGTTCGGTGCCTGCGGTCCGGTGGACCATGTCGTGGTCACCGCGGCGCAATTGAAGACCGGCCCGTTCAAGACGGTTGCGATGGAAGACGTGCGCGCCACGATGGAAGGAAAACTCTGGGGCGCCTGGCGCGTCGCGCGCTTCGCCGACATCCGTCCCGGCGGCTCGCTGACGCTGGTCTCGGGTTACCTGAGCATCCGGCCACGGCCCAATTCGGCGATCATCAGTGTGGCCAACGGCGCGCTCGAATCGCTGACGCGGGCGCTCGCGCTCGAACTCGCGCCGGTGCGCGTCAATTGCGTTTCGCCGGGGATTATCGACACGCCGATCCGGGCGGCGATGCCGGAGGCGGCGCGCCGCGAGATGCTCGCCAAGACGGCGGCGGGCCTGCCAGTGGGGCGCGTCGGCGTCGGCGAAGACATCGCCCGCCAGATTTTTGCTTTCATGACCATCGGCTTTGCGACGGGGTCGATCGTCTATCTCGACGGGGGCGGGCTGGTCACCTGA
- a CDS encoding sugar phosphate isomerase/epimerase family protein, which yields MTNPAASFGVNTYSYIFDGSAADTVARLADQGYGGVELMFFPGHLWPAELDAAKRRSLRDLCEQRLRLVAVNMPNVDINVAAAAAEMRAYTLDLLTKFVRCAGELGAGGIIVGPGKPNPLFPMPRDRMVAHFYRAFDVLAPLAREVGTKLFIENMPFAFLPDAESLMQIVDGYGDAGIRVIYDVANAHFIGEAPVEGLRRVRDRLSLVHFSDTTRQSYKHDPLGRGDVPLAGIASAMKEVGYRELPMLEVISHHPDADIADSCRRLQEAGFG from the coding sequence ATGACCAACCCGGCCGCGAGCTTTGGCGTCAACACCTACTCCTACATTTTCGATGGCAGCGCCGCCGACACCGTGGCGCGGCTCGCAGACCAGGGCTATGGCGGTGTCGAGCTGATGTTCTTTCCCGGCCACCTCTGGCCGGCCGAGCTTGACGCCGCAAAACGCCGGAGCTTGCGCGATCTATGCGAACAGAGGTTGCGGCTGGTCGCCGTCAACATGCCCAATGTCGACATCAATGTCGCTGCCGCCGCTGCGGAAATGCGCGCCTACACGCTCGACCTCCTGACAAAATTCGTTCGCTGCGCCGGTGAATTGGGCGCGGGCGGGATCATCGTCGGCCCCGGAAAACCCAATCCGCTGTTTCCGATGCCCAGGGATCGCATGGTCGCCCATTTCTACCGCGCGTTCGATGTGCTGGCGCCGCTGGCGCGCGAGGTCGGCACAAAACTGTTCATCGAGAACATGCCATTTGCCTTTCTCCCCGACGCGGAGTCGCTGATGCAGATCGTCGACGGCTATGGCGACGCCGGCATTCGCGTGATCTACGACGTTGCCAACGCCCACTTCATCGGCGAGGCCCCGGTGGAAGGATTGCGCCGCGTCCGCGACCGGCTCTCGCTGGTGCATTTCTCCGACACGACGCGGCAGAGCTACAAGCACGATCCGCTGGGTCGTGGCGACGTGCCGCTCGCCGGGATTGCATCTGCGATGAAGGAGGTCGGATACCGTGAACTGCCGATGCTGGAAGTGATTTCGCACCATCCGGACGCCGACATCGCCGACAGCTGCAGGCGTCTCCAGGAAGCAGGATTTGGCTGA
- a CDS encoding cupin domain-containing protein: MTAETNGAFIRNIAEVPWREFPNHFGGALSKPLVMPETAGSRHIDYRISMYQPMARVISHKHQVQEQIYHVLEGEGLMEIAGKNHLVRKHDFIFLPPGVEHAISNSGLVDLVFLVITSPVTDDATIV; this comes from the coding sequence ATGACTGCAGAAACCAACGGCGCCTTCATCCGCAACATCGCCGAAGTGCCCTGGCGCGAATTTCCCAACCATTTTGGCGGCGCGCTGTCGAAGCCCCTGGTGATGCCGGAGACGGCGGGCAGCCGCCATATCGATTACCGGATTTCGATGTACCAGCCGATGGCGCGTGTTATCAGCCACAAGCATCAGGTTCAGGAGCAGATCTACCACGTGCTCGAAGGCGAGGGCCTGATGGAGATCGCCGGCAAGAACCATCTGGTGCGCAAGCACGATTTTATTTTTCTGCCGCCCGGGGTGGAACACGCGATTTCGAATTCGGGTCTGGTCGACCTGGTGTTCCTGGTGATCACCTCGCCGGTGACCGACGACGCCACGATCGTGTGA